In Tachypleus tridentatus isolate NWPU-2018 chromosome 3, ASM421037v1, whole genome shotgun sequence, the sequence ttttttttcacttcatACAGGTTTCACCGATGAAAACCAGCTAGTATCACACTTGAAAGAAGTTTATAACATGGCTATCGAAGGAGAAACGTCACTTCTCTCATCTGTTCAAACTCTTGTCAACTTGGTTTTGTACTTTGTGAAGGACAAGAAACAGTTTGAGGTATGTTTTGATGCACTGGTTGATGTAACAgttgttttaatatcttaaaccatgttaaacatgataataCATATATCACATTCCTGTTTTAGTAGAAGAAAGTAAAGATGACATGGGAATGGATAACACTGTGCACTATGTTAAATATGCTGACACATTCCTGTTTTATTAGGAACAAAAATAGACAACACAGGATTAGATGCACCATGTTAAACACATACTGACACATACGTCACATTCCTGTTTTATTAGGAACGAAAATAGACAACACAGGATTAGATGCACCATGTTAAACACATACTGACACGCATCGCCACATTCCTGTTTTATTAGGAACGAAAATAGACAGCACAGGATTAGATGCACTATGTTAAATATGCTGACACATTCCTGTTTTATTAGGAACGAAAATAGACAGCACAGGATTAGATGCACTATGTTAAATATGCTGACACATTCCTGTTTTATTAGGAACGAAAATAGACAACACAGGATTAGATGCACCATGTTAAACACGTACGTCACATTCCTGTTTTATTAGGAACGAAAATAGACAACACAGGATTAGATGCACCATGTTAAACACGTACGTCACATTCCTGTTTTATTAGGAACGAAAATAGACAACACAGGATTAGATGCACCATGTTAAACATGTACTGACACATACGTCACATTCCTgtgtaaaaattgttttagtaGAAGTTGAAATAGCTGACACAAGAGTAGATATACCATGtgtactaacacacacacactatttttctaacaaatatttattggaactggaatattgtattaaaatttatttgatttatatttgatCTCTAAAACACGCTTTTGATAAGAAATAAAGTTCTTAAATGTGTTCCCAAGATAGCTGGtaaggatattaaaacttttatttaaataaagtacagaacaacattttgaccttctttgttagcctgaaggtgacctaagatggttctgtgttttattgtaattaaagttttttaataCCTTTACATGCCTATCTTgaggatacatttttattttaagtggtttTTCGTCATTACAAAAGTTCTTAATTATTTTCTCAATGAATGTTTCCATATTtgtcataaaataactttttgaacACGCACGTTAtctaacattacaataaaaaatttacacagtttaaaataacacCTTACATGTACAAGTTTTGACATAATCTATGTCATCTTTAGAAGTTATTTACAAGACCTACTTTATCCCTGGTCACACTATTATTTGCATATTTTCTTGGTCAACATTTATTTCATATCAACATATTGACTTGCTGGGTTTTTTCTGtacttatttcttttgtttttgtatttcattatttctgtaatacTACTAGACTGAGATTAGTTAGTTTGCCATAATATTGTATGTTGGATAGCTTTAATATGTTTGAGGATATATATGAGATTTCTCTGAAACCTTTATGTTCTTGtaatctgtattttaaatttcatttagtttagccaatataaatattattacataccaCATTTTATCTTGTAAATACCTGTGAGTTCTATTTTACATGTTGGATTCCCTCTTATATCTTTATCTCATTTATTGGTTTGAAGATACATCCTTGtgcaaaataattgaaacaaatggtcattttacaatattttcagcatggcagccggtgtaggctcgctgatttcctttaatagtcattttttcacacagattgcgtcattagctgtgttttgcagtacggtcaatctatttttgggatatatgacgaaatgttgaggaatattacatcattcaaaattgtgttagaagggcaaggagaccagtcaaaaaacaacttcttacaaactcaatgaagaaaaaacagtatcaatggggtctgaaatacaagaactggatgcaagaacagtggaggaaggtgttatttagtgacgagactcatttcttcgtacagggtcaaagaagtctacatgttcgcagatctccaggtgagaaacttcgagaatctcacatcaatcactttgtaaaacatcccttgaagaagatgttttggagcTTTCACaactactatggcgtcggaggcttacctatcgtagaaggtatgatgcaaggaccacagtacatcgagttttgcagagaagaatcgctccagaattgaaaaagagatttccagatggatctggcatttttcagcaagatctggctccatgccacacattgaaacttgtgaagaattttatgactacaatgcaaacaaaggtgctggactggtctgagaactctctggacttaaatcctattgaaaatctttgggcgatttgtaaagaaagacttcggggaaaagactgtactatgaaagataagctgattgaggtgtggtaccgcaatccaaaaattagtaaagattgcagtcaactcatggactcgatgtgaaagcggattaatgatcttctgaaaaataaaagcagtCATATCGTATTAATTtgcgagtaatttttggattctcagaaataaattgcaaaaacttgaaaaaatcgtaatttaccttcttgtttcaattaatttgtacaagggcATAGTATCAAAATTCTAATGCTTTATATAATTGACTTGGAACATCAGATAAACctagttttttaatgtaatatttttaaatatttgtgcaCCTTTGTTAAGTTTcttaatgtaatgtttttaaatatttgtgcaCCTTTGTTCAGTttcttaatgtaatatttttaaatatttgtgcaCCTTTGTTAAGTttcttaatgtaatatttttaaatgtttgtgcaCCTTTGTTAAGTttcttaatgtaatatttttaaatgtttgtgcaCCTTTGTTCAGTTTCTTAATGTCAACTATATTCAAATCTGTTTTTAACAACTATATAGCTAATTAATAATTGGTTAAACCTATAAATGTGTGAAGACAGTTTTATATGACATCATTCTATGTGTGGCAGTATAAAAACAACCTATAACATTCTGTAAACTGAGTtatcttctattttatttataactggtAAGTCTAAACAATTTTCATCAAATTTACTCATGAGTCGAACTCTTTACTCTCTATCTTCTACTGAAAGCTTCCTTTTCAAAACTATTCATATAAGAGTCATGTGACATAAACACGGACACATGAAAGTCATCCAACATACAATATTATGgcaaaaaactttaatatatctCAGCCTAGTAGTATTATAGcatgaaatattagaaataatgaaatacagaaaacCAAAGAAGGATTGATGGAGATAAAAGTTCAGAAAGTCAATATTCTGATATATggtaagatataaaataaactttgattaaTGAAATATGCAAATAATAGTGAAGCAATGTGACCAGgggtaaaatatataaagtaggtCTTGTAAGTAACTTCTAAAGATCATGTCAAAACTTGTACATGTAGTGTCATTTCTAAGTGGAAATCATATGACTTCAGTAAAGGTTTAAACTGtgtaaattatagttttatttatttgttgtatttttaactataacacaagtGCCAGTAatttatatcaaaaaatgtttgtgtaatatcTGAATATCTATTGGTATGTGAAATGTTAACATAGAATGGAAGAGTCACGTGGTCCCAATTTTACATTGAAATGTTGTTTGTTCCTAACTTTACCAGAAGATATCATACTTCTTCCAGTTAAAGAAGATattagtgtttgttgttttttcctaacTCTACCAGAAGATACTATACTTCTTCCAGTTAAAGAAGATattagtgtttgttgttttttcctaacTCTACCAGAAGATACTATACTTCTTCCAGTTAAAGAAGATattagtgtttgttgttttttcctaacTCTACCAGAAGATACTATACTTCTTCCAATTAAAGAAGATattagtgtttgttgtttttcctaACTCTACCAGAAGATACTATACTTCTTCCAGTTAAAGAAGATattagtgtttgttgttttttcctaacTCTACCAGAAGATACTATACTTCTTCCAGTTAAAGAAGATattagtgtttgttgttttttcctaacTCTACCAGAAGATACTATACTTCTTCCAGTTAAAGAAGATattagtgtttgttgtttttccctTACTCTACCACAAAATACTTTACTTCTAGTTAAAGAAGATATTAATGTGTTTTGTCACATATTAAATCTGTGAATCTCTCTTTAAAAATACATCATCACTGATGATAACCTGATTTGTCATCAGTGATGTTAAACTGGTTTGTCAGTTATTTGTAGAAGTTtgaaattttaacatgaaatgttTTCAACAGCAGAAGGTGAAGCTGGTAACTAGTTAATCAGcttttatagaataaaaactttttttttctcagttttggacaacaatttatgaaaaactaaaatccTAGCTAGGTATAGTTTAAGTATTGTATTCATACATAAATGTTCTTAGGTTGTGACGAGTGTATTGAAACTTCAGTGTGTTCATACATAAATGTTCTTAGGTTGTGACGAGTGTATTGAAACCTCAGTGTGTTCATACATAAATGTTCTTAGGTTGCTGCTCGAGAGTTAATGGACAAACACTTCCTATTGAGTGCTAAACAAATTAATACCAAATATGAAGAAAACTTAGAACCAGGAGCAAAGAACAAAAGAATTAAAGAGTGAGTGTCAGAGCTGGTTTAACCTGATAATTAGTTAGTCTAAGGAATCCTTGTATGCTTTTTAACAGTACATATATgtactattttaatatatttaaaataaagtacaataattttaacattgttcactttttaattttgtattaagacCTCTGGTCATGAAGAACTGacccaattttaaaataaagaaagatcaGAGGTGCCAGACAACCTAACTGTGATCGGATAATACAATCTAAAAATCTTCTTCTAATTGAAAAAATATACTTGTTAGTTAAATCTGTGAAATGCCAAGAATATAAAGATAGAGAGAAAGTAGATTTTTTAGGTGCTGTTTACCTTTAGATTTTGATTCAAATCAAGGAAATCATATTAACTGGAAGGGAAGAAATGATGCTGAAAGTGTAGTGATGAGAACAAGTGCCCTGAGAAGTCAAAATCAAATTAGGTTAGAACAAAGTAAGGTGTATGGTATTGATTGTGGAGAAGATGGACACAGTGAAACTTTTAAAACCAtcactgttatatacagctgtatctctTTCATACTTTctggatttcaaatctgaaaaaaatattctgaataataAAATCCATAAGTTTATTTCTACCAGTCAGCACCACCTGGggcataatatttaaaaaacttagCATGAAGCCTATAGAGGTCTGTTTTTTGTGACCAAGGGTCTTAAAGCAATTTTTCTACTAGTTTAACACAATAAATGAACAAAGCAGAAGAATATTTCATAGTAGTAACTTCAGTTCctagtattgtttttatgaataatGATATTGTCAGTAGCAAGTTCAGTTCCTGGtattgtttttatgaataatGATATTGTCAGTAGCATGTTCAGTTCCTGGtattgtttttatgaataatGATATTGTCAGTAGCATGTTCAGTTCCTGGtattgtttttatgaataatGATATTGTCAGTAGCATGTTCAGTTCCTGGtattgtttttatgaataatGATATTGTCAGTAGCAAGTTCAGTTCCTGGtattgtttttatgaataatGATATTGTCAGTAGCAAGTTCAGTTCCTAGTATTGTTTTATGAATAATGATATTGTCAGTAGCAAGTTCAGTTCCTGGtattgtttttatgaataatGATATTGTCAGTAGTAAGTTTTGTTCCTAGTATTGATTTTATGAATAAAGATATCTTGAAAtagataaaacataaacatgttttACGTTCAAGAATTATGTTGAAATGCCTACTTCACATGTAGAGTTAAATTGGTGTTTTGCATATTAGAACATGTATACACACATTTTGTTCTTGTTAGGTATAAAATACAGGCACTGTTTGCTCTAGAAATGGAAGCTGCTATGCCTTCTGAAAGTACAGTGGAAGAAACCGTTAAAAAGGtgaatgtttgatattattaccATGTTAATATTCCTTTATTACTCACTTTTGAAACAGtgattattttacaaacagttaAGTTTTCTGCATATTTTACAGTGTGGTTTTCTTGCAAATGTCATTAAGaactatatttcattatattttagtttctttatgaATGTCAGGAACTATATTTCATTAGGTTTTAGCTTATGAATGTTAGGAACTATATTTCATTAGGTTTTAGCTTATGAATGTTAGGAACTATATTTCATTAGGTTTTAGCTTATGAATATTAGGAACTATATTTCATTAGGTTTTAGCTTATGAATGTCAGGAACTATATTTCATTAGGTTTTAGCTTATGAATGTTAGGAACTATATTTCATTAGGTTTTAGCTTATGAATGTCAGGAACTATATTTCATTAGGTTTTAGCTTATGAATGTCAGGAACTATATTTCattaggttttagtttctttatgAATGATAGGAAGTATATTTCattaggttttggtttctttatgAATGATAGGAAGTATATTTCattaggttttggtttctttatgtATGTTAGAAAGTATATTTCattaggttttagtttctttacttaacattaagaaGCATATACTTCattaggttttggtttctttatatCAGATAGTAGGATTGCTGAGAACCATGTCTTTCCTCTCTGGACCATCAGTGCTAAATGAGTTCCTTTTGGAGACTGTGAAAGACAAGTGAGTAGATTTAATTTTCAGTAGTTATTTAAGGGTTGTATTCTTCATAATCTAAAAGTTTtacctaaaatattaaataacagtatataaatgtgaaatgttaTCTTAAAACATGCACTAGTATAAAGATTGAAAACTTCGAGTATTTGCAACTACACCCACTGTCCCATCTCCAGATTAAACAAGGATAAAGTAAACACTTAACTATGTTAACTTATAAACAGGCTTCATAATGAAataagttttttagttttatttgttggcataaataaagtatgtatatgaattattgtactttaatttacagtttaatatgttttgtttgttatatgcGAGGTGATTTACAAAGAAAGTTTCAGTAGTTTAGCCTTTTATATCTTGGAAATTGTATTGTACAGGAAGGTGATATTGCAAGGTTATTAAAGGTGTTTTTCAGATAAAAATTCCACAGTTGTCACATGTTACCATCAGGGACAATCCCGGACATTATAtacttatgttttgtttattataaacacacacatcaaGTAGCAGGATAAAATTATCAGATAGCAAACTGTTAAAGTTTAATTAGAgtaatttatatctttaaaaactagaaaataaaatcatattcaaaattaaagagtttcattttatttaatcttaCTTGTTTCTGCTCAGAGTTGGTATAATTTGGTGAACTGAGTTTGGTGAACTCAGGTTCACCAAGTATTGgatgtaattttgaaattaactgaATTTATGGATATATAACCAATAAGCATGCAGTTGtcatcagtgatgtcaagaaaacccacttgtagagaaaatatatgtaaaatggctAGTTTGGGTTGAAGTTTTTTACGTAGAGAGTGAACAAtgtttgaccttctttggtcactGTCAGGTTCaccgatgaccaaagaaggttcgAAACATTGTTCGCCTCCTCACGTAAAatctttctcaacccaaatgagccattttacatatatacatgcaGTTGTCAGATTAAAAGCTATTAGTTCACATGAGGAAAAAAAGTAAACCCATGATAACCTGAGAACTGTAGATTAGGCAGTATCTATTGAGTGAGGTTGTTTACATACAGTTTCAGGTGAGGTTGACCATATCTAAAACCACACTAAATTGTAAAGTTCTTTATTGGAGTCCGTGACGTTCATTCTATGAGACATTAAACTGTTTGTTGTGGTTCACATACAAACAAGTTAATCCTAAGTCACATGGCAGAGTGAATCCATTCTTTAGAGAACTGCCTCACgagataaaaatattcattggTTAAATCTTTGCTTGATGATAGATTGTTCATTTAGTGGAGACTTGCACAGAGATAGTAACGATGTGGTAAAACTTGGCTTGATGATAGATTATTAGTTTAGTGGAGACTTGCATAGAGATAGTAACGACGTGGTAAAACTTGGCTTGATGATAGATTGTTAGTTTAGTGGAGACTTGCATAGAGACAGTAATGACGTGGTAAAACTTGGCTTGATGATAGATCGTTGGTGTAGTGGAGACTTGCATGGAGATAGTAATGATGTGGTAAAACTTGGCTTGATGATAGATTGTTGGTTTAGTGGAGACTTGCATGGAGATAGTAATGACATGGTAAAACGTGGCTTGATGATAGATTGTTGGTTTAGTGAAGACTTGCATAGAGATGGTAACAAGGTGATTAAACTTGGCTTTTTGATAGGTTGTTAGTTTAGTGGAGACTTGCATAGAGATGGTAACAAACTGTATCAAGTTTAATTGATAATTTTACATCCAGCTGTATCAAGTTTAATTGATGATTTTACACCCAACTGTATCAAGTTTAATTGATGATTTTACACCCAACTGTATCAAGTTTAATTGATGATTTTACACCCAACTGTATCAAGTTTAATTGATGATTTTATACCCAACTGTATCAAGTTTAATTGATGATTTTACATCCAGCTGTATGAAGTTTAATTGATCATTTTACACCCAACTGTATGAAGTTTAATTGATCATTTTACACTCAACTGCATCAAGTTTAATTGATAATTTTACACCCAACTGTATCAAGTTTAATTGATGATTTTGCACCCAACTGTATCAAGTTTAATTGAGGATTTTACACCCAACTGTATCAAGTGTAATTGATGATTTTACACCCAACTGTATCAAGTTTAATTGATGATTTTACACCCAACTGTATCAAGTTTAATTGATGATTTACACCCAACTGTATCAAGTTTAATTGATGATTTTACACCCAACTGTATCAagtttaattgattattttacatCCAGCTGTATGAAGTTTAATTGATCATTTTACATCCAGCTGTATGAAGTTTAATTGATCATTTTACATCCAGCTGTATGAAGTTTAATTGATCATTTTACATCCAACTGTATCAAGTTTAATTGATGATTTTACATCCAACTGTATCAAGTTTAATTGATGATTTTACACTCAACTGTATCAAGTTTAATTGATGATTTTACACCCAGCTGTATCAAGTTTAATTGATGATTTTACACCCAGCTGTATCAAGTTTAATTGATGATTTTACACCCAACTGTATCAAGTGTAATTGATGATTTTACACCCAGCTGCATCAAGTTTAATTGATAATTTTACACCCAGCTGCATCAAGTTGAATTGATAATTTTACATCCAGCTGTATCAAGTTTAATTGATAATTTTACACCCAACTGTATCAAGTTTAATTGATCATTTTACATCCAGCTGTATGAAGTTTAATTGATCATTTTACACCCAACTGTATCAAGTTGAATTGATAATTTTACATCC encodes:
- the LOC143245852 gene encoding treslin-like; amino-acid sequence: MVHKSVNTQKRNISTKYKQLGDVEFCKSSQKIQEVAKGQSDKKQIISSTDLTGQGFTDENQLVSHLKEVYNMAIEGETSLLSSVQTLVNLVLYFVKDKKQFEVAARELMDKHFLLSAKQINTKYEENLEPGAKNKRIKEYKIQALFALEMEAAMPSESTVEETVKKIVGLLRTMSFLSGPSVLNEFLLETVKDKDSNDVVKLGLMIDRWCSGDLHGDSNDVVKLGLMIDCWFSGDLHGDSNDMVKRGLMIDCWFSEDLHRDGNKVIKLGFLIGC